Below is a genomic region from Primulina tabacum isolate GXHZ01 unplaced genomic scaffold, ASM2559414v2 Contig540, whole genome shotgun sequence.
aatatttgaaaatctatAAAGTAAgactaaagaaaatatttcatctaACCCACATAGCGATTAATGTGTGGCCACGagcattaaataatatatttttgttataaTATAAATTGTTACGGTGAAAATAGTTTGAATCATACTCAAAATTAGTTTACTACGTACGTTTTGGTTTTGAGccgagtatgatatttttgaaattaatatataatggaTCAACACTAgtaaatctaatttttggagGATAGTATATTAGCAAGAGTAAATGATTTATTTGGTGATATATACTCCgaaatatcaaactaaaacaAGCTCCAACATTATTCAAGCTCaatatcaaactaaaacatgctcgaaatatataaataaatccatctgtacaaatatatttcaaaatattttataacatttattcttgtttAATTACGTGCTCGATATCTATCTAGTTTTCAAAAGTTGATCCGCAGCCAGCATGATTCCCATTTCCTTGGAATAATTGTACAACACTTaacattgaattttcttgaaatcGAAAAATACCATGAATTGCTCCCATTTAGGCTATATTCGACTAGTCGTTTAACAGAAGCTTTCGAGCGTGAACAGTGAGGTGCACTGGGCAAGTGCGTGCGTGCGTGCATGCATTGCAAGGCTAAGCGTGCTTGTCTTCGGACGATAACCCCTCGAACGAGGGCTTGCAACTTCACCAGACTTTTCTGAATGCCTTTCTAGCCTGTATAAATATATGCAAACATGCATTATGTTATCATAAGTAATATATGGTTTAGGGCATGTTTGTCCAATAAGTCTgaccaaaatagattttgatTATCTGTTTATTAAAAGTAGGAATTACTAAAATAATTTGTCATTGTCCGTATTTGGAATCATTTTTCGCCTGAGTGCTGCCATGTTTTCAAACGTATGGATAATATTCAATACTATGTTATGAGATACAAAGGAAGACAAGTTATTACATTAAGAACAAATTTTGACtcataaaataatcaaatttcaatTCAAGCCAACTTACAAGATCATTTTCGTCTTTTCTAACAAAATTCTCTCTATATATGTTTGCGCGCGAATAAGTAAGACAACCATATCTTCTCTTGACAAGAAATCTGTACCCATAGTCTCTTCATACAAGATGTTGCTTATTTCATTGCTGAATCTTCCTTTTGTTGTTGTTGTGCACAATCACAATACTAGAATCGCTTTCGTGATCGGATGATGATCGTTGGAAAAGTTTTTTCACGACGATTCGAGATAGAGGTTTTTTCCGTTTCCTGTAATGAAACCCATTTTGGCTGTCGGCTTTGAGATTTAAGAATTGTTAAATGTTGGGACTATTCAAGAGTAGAGAGGGGAATGAGTTGAGTGGGTAGCATGTTCTTCTATCATCGTGCATGGATGAATTGTTTGGGTCTTTTGTCGTGTATCTCTCGCGAAATACCTATATTGCCCTTGCTAAACACGTTTGTTTTGGATTTCACGGTGGTTCTTAGTTCATATTTCAGGTATGGAACTGAAATTTGAATCAAGAAAGATTTTAAAGTTTGAAATCGGTCATTTTTTTTGTAGGGAAAAAATAAACTTTTCGATCTATTAACTTGTTACATTTTGAGTTTTGATcgactaaatatttaaaattttactttagtataacttcaaataaattgctaacaataccgaattttttttgtaaagattgaattattattattattttttttgaaaagattGAATTAGTTTTGGTCTTATCAATGACATGTATTTTGGACCTTCATACAGAAGTAATTGCGTAACTATGCAATATtttgtgaaaagtaaaaataatttcaacgtCTCGATACCATAAAGATTTGAAGTTGTTTTAAGAACAAATATGCATTTggacatatattttaaaatcgtttttataattaaaaagtaGTATGTTTCGATTTTTATCGTTACCTTTatttctaaaaatataaaaaaaaaactctcaaTTGTTCTTTGTAGAAcacctttttaaaaatatttcacaaaaaatttatccaaacacatgcttttattttttatttgtaaaatactaaaaatatttgctcagCCGAGCCTTAATTTGTTTTGGTTCAGAAAATGTAGTTGAGATAATTTTctcctaatttttattttcgattccttgaaaaaaaaaaaaaaaaagaaccgcTAATAAGATGAATAtactttttttaaagaaattattgCAAAATGAATGATAATGCATTCTTTTTCAAATCCAAAAAGTAAACAGTATAAAGTTGACTGTCCTACTTACGTAGTATTCTATCGATCATGTATGTATGGATTGGGAGGAGGACTCTCCATTCTCATTGATATATCATAAAAAAGTACTTTCATTTTATCTCTTTAGCTTAGGaaagttctttaaaaaaactAGCTTTCTCACGGACTTGTAGCCAATTTTagaattctcaaatttttcaTATGATTGAATTGAAATGGTAGTTTGATTGCTCACTTTCTTGTTAGCCATTGGACTGTGAGAGATTTTTTTCATTACATGGTAAACAGGTGATTTCGATTGTCATAAAAGATAATCTGAAATCCGatgttataaattaaaatacttacacttaatagatttttttttaaaaaaaaaacaagaacaaaGAGTTACACCAGATGAGCGTTAAAATTAAAATGGTTAGAAAGTGCAAAGCATGGTTGTGAATGAAGTGAAAatcaagcaagaaaaattgaactTTATTGATAAATAAACTATGGAACAATATTTATAAATGAATAagaatgaaaatatattatgcGCCTGTACTAATTTGCATAATTTACGATGATTTATAGGAATAGTCAAATTATCCACGTCATACAAGATGGATACGATACAATGCCATGTAACAACACAACTAGTGATGATAAAGAAAATACTAATAGCAAACAAACATTGTGTGTACGTAGGATCTGTGAGGGAATACAAACCACacctcaaaattttctttacaaaatcGTGATCAAGCGCAGAGACCGAACACGAAAGATGTTGCTCAGAAACTACATACATAGAGCTGCACCTAGCCAATCTAAAACTACGGATTTATTGAACAAATAGAGAGGCCGTATACGAGTAAGAGGATATCATCAAGCTGGtgtttctcgccgtacaaaaaGAGCATCAAAATACTCTTCTACACAACGGGCAAGAACCGTGTCTCACCGGCCAAGAGTCGATGCAAGGTAGATGAAACAAGTGGTGACAATGAGGTAAACTTCGCACGGTCTCCCCTAGCTGAAAGTCCTGCGTATATTTAAAAGCATGGGACAGATTCTTCTAAATCAGTTCAACTTGTCGATAAAAGAAGTCTATATACAAAGAGCTCAAACTTTGGCCAACACTTGAATAATTACAATGGCCTCTTCTGAAATTAGGTGGATATAAATGAATACCCACAACGAGTGTAGATGTAGGATGTGTCGTATGCGTAATTGCTTTGTCATAGAAATTACGCAAATTTCATAAATGTCACTATATAGGCCAAAAGTCAAGGTGCACTGATGTAGTTTATCTAACAAGAGACAGataaaaagggaaagaaattagAACAGTACCTGAAGGCAAACAGAACAAGAGACTCCCTCTCCGGAAGTATCAACAATGTCGTCTCTTGCAACCCTTATCTTTGGGAACTTTTCAACTGTGTCTACTAACAAACCATTTGCCCCGCCAGTGTCAAAAATGTCGGGAACGTCTTCAAATGTTGTTTCTACAGCTCCCATCTGATTAACGAAGAAAATTTCGTAAgtcaaaaaagtaaaaatactgTCATCCCTATTTCAAGAAAAGCAATCGAGCAGCATAATACCTGACTTTGCACGGCACTTAGCATAGCTGGACCAATACGCTCGCGGACAAGTCTGCCACTTAGAAGGCTCACTATCACATCAATCTGTACAGTCAGATTATTAGCTCCAAACTCAATCAGATTACTAAACATGCTATAAATCTCGAAGATTGAATGCCAGAATTATCACGTCTGCAATTGAATAGTATTGACTCAAGATTATTAATCCATTCAATAGATAAGACTTACCAAATACAGGAGACACTGTATCCCAGATTCATCGGACTGCCACAAAAGAAGTGATGATTCAAAGACTTCGATGGAGTAAACAGCACCGGATATGGCACCAACCGAAGCCCCTCTAACAAATCCACTTTCTGTCTCTTGGCCAATAAGCGCTCCAGTCATTGCTCCCAATATGGTACCAACTGCATAGCAGGGACAGCTCCTTCATTAGCATAAAGAATAATTCGAGAGAAAGTACTACTAAAGATCAACATCCCTCTAAAATTCGGTAGTCGCTGCGTGAGACGTTtctgaaaaaaataatcataaggtGATTGAAAAATCACCTTTAATCAACTCCAAAAACCTATACAGCACAAAATTCACATCCAAAATCCTACACCACACAATCacaaagaaaatgaaaactGCATCCTTGGGGTTCTCAGTATGAATGATGGTTTTCTTCACATTCTCTGTCACCCAAGGTCCAAACATAgcctaaaattataatttctttaaatgTTCTAAATCCCCAAATATGCTGAAAACCCCAATTTGCGGGACATAGCAaaaacctaaaccctaaaacaaTAAAAACCACGGGAGAACAAATCAATGTTAAGGAAAAAACACATTATAATTATGGGGTGGGTGAAACCACCAAACCCCTTGAATCGTGATAACCCACCTGCATTAGAAGCGTACGATCAAACCAAAATCAAGAAATTGAATCTACAACCACTCAAaccaaatggttccaatatgttGTTTGTACTTAAGAAGTCTACTACAAACAAAAAATGTTGAaacatattggaaccatttgcaGCAAGGGAGGTGGAAAAGGAGTGTGGATTGGCAGTCCTCACTCACCCAAGGCACCTAAGCATGGCCCTCGTCCCCCTTCTCGTCTAAAATGCACTGAGATGCGCCAAATTGCAGCTGTTCTCTTCCAAGAATCCCCATTTTCTTCAAAATGTTTGGTGCCATCCTTTTTGCCGAAACCTGTCTGCAAATCCTTGGCTTCTAATAGAGCCCTATTCTACGAGGATGAACTGTGCCAAGCGGTTGCGCAAAACAATCTTCGTTGATTTTTGCTGTTTTCTGGTATTATTTTTGTTCCATATATGTGTATAGCTAGAACATTGGCATGATTGCTTTTGGTATAGTTTCTGGAGATTTGGAGTAGGCCCGCCTGGTGAAATTTTTCTAGTCAGTTTAGGTGCTTGTGAATTTTGGGGCCTAAAGATTCTGTTGTCATAGGAAATCCGCCGAATCAATAAGTGGTTGAACTTCTAGAACTTAAATATCATCTTGACCGTTGAATTACTGTTTGAACAGTCTAAAACACCCTGTGGATCACCAACTACTGCACCAACGTCGAACTGGTTCCAGGAtacatcaaatcctgcatcaacgTCCAATCTTAGTGGATTTGGAGAAAGAGGTTTTCAAACAAAAAAACTTCTTCGGAAGTCATCTAACAAAGATATTGCCCAATCGATTCTGAATTCTCCCAA
It encodes:
- the LOC142534482 gene encoding NEP1-interacting protein 1-like, with translation MFSNLIEFGANNLTVQIDVIVSLLSGRLVRERIGPAMLSAVQSQMGAVETTFEDVPDIFDTGGANGLLVDTVEKFPKIRVARDDIVDTSGEGVSCSVCLQDFQLGETVRSLPHCHHLFHLPCIDSWPVRHGSCPLCRRVF
- the LOC142534480 gene encoding F-box protein At4g35930-like, with the protein product MGWVKPPNPLNRDNPPALEAYDQTKIKKLNLQPLKPNGSNMFKGGGKGVWIGSPHSPKAPKHGPRPPSRLKCTEMRQIAAVLFQESPFSSKCLVPSFLPKPVCKSLASNRALFYEDELCQAVAQNNLR